In Lachnospiraceae bacterium, one DNA window encodes the following:
- a CDS encoding DeoR family transcriptional regulator, protein MNFEFMTIDTPLPPCMPFPRALTGFPVSSTAKVMYCRMLDAMLSKGQEDENGILFVCFPVTAIAAVLSRSPMTVKRSLNELETAGLIMRVRQGVGEPNRIYVLIPGKEDAALA, encoded by the coding sequence ATGAATTTTGAATTTATGACGATAGACACACCATTGCCGCCCTGTATGCCCTTTCCCAGAGCGTTGACAGGATTTCCAGTCAGCAGCACCGCAAAGGTCATGTACTGCCGGATGTTGGACGCTATGCTCTCCAAAGGTCAGGAGGACGAGAACGGAATCCTGTTTGTCTGCTTCCCTGTCACAGCCATTGCCGCAGTCCTGTCCCGCAGTCCCATGACGGTCAAGCGTTCTCTGAATGAACTGGAAACCGCCGGACTTATCATGCGGGTGCGTCAGGGCGTTGGAGAACCAAACAGGATTTATGTGCTGATACCGGGAAAGGAGGACGCTGCCCTTGCCTGA
- a CDS encoding DUF3847 domain-containing protein gives MPDTSKLEKLNRELEKSEKKLRKAINDEKALQHQLKQLTRKERTHRLCTRGGMLESFLQEPERLTDDDVMLLLKLIFHRQDTQELLKKLLEREKPETP, from the coding sequence TTGCCTGATACCTCAAAGCTGGAAAAGCTCAACCGGGAGTTGGAGAAAAGCGAAAAGAAACTGCGGAAAGCCATCAATGATGAAAAGGCATTGCAGCACCAGTTAAAGCAGCTTACCCGAAAGGAACGGACGCACCGGCTCTGTACTCGTGGCGGTATGCTGGAAAGTTTTCTGCAAGAGCCGGAACGCCTGACAGATGATGATGTCATGCTGTTGTTGAAACTCATTTTTCACAGGCAGGACACGCAGGAACTATTGAAAAAACTGCTGGAACGGGAGAAGCCGGAAACCCCTTAG
- a CDS encoding CPCC family cysteine-rich protein, whose translation MKKYQCPCCGYFTYNVPANEDCGYICPVCFWENDPFIASDNEPSDSNHGITLKEAKSNFSKFGACEKEMLCYVRPPRDDEKKIS comes from the coding sequence ATGAAAAAATACCAATGTCCTTGCTGCGGATATTTTACCTATAATGTTCCGGCAAATGAAGATTGTGGGTATATCTGTCCCGTTTGTTTTTGGGAGAATGACCCATTCATTGCTTCTGATAACGAACCAAGTGACTCTAATCATGGAATAACGCTAAAAGAAGCGAAATCCAATTTCTCAAAATTTGGTGCTTGTGAAAAAGAAATGTTATGTTATGTCCGACCACCAAGAGATGATGAAAAGAAAATTTCATAG